One Campylobacter concisus DNA segment encodes these proteins:
- a CDS encoding DUF2157 domain-containing protein, which produces MNFYNRNFLAKELDRWQKEDVVDKATALKIANLYEIDLNAHSEKTSFILKLVAYLFFALAFFTLVGAYWEEIPRMGRLVIIFGVLALLNFGGVYYLKKGKDKLGTATLFLGNFCYGAAIALIAQIYNISDEPSGGVLLWSVGAMALSFASKKALLVAQSLVFATIWFVLKGMGGEFAYEFIVFIAIGAYTLYKSDSVFLAIVLLADIFFYIVSLCARISGFNEFYDYDLMFRAPMAATLSLSYALLLVALFSTLASFRDRLAHLVKGFGKYLGIVILVVCLIAYANGDIYELEEDKFWFAKAFFYSSFGKIFAVFSIASIALFFKEKNKSGLFLGLILFALPFVFSLGVGYANIFFSLANIIVAAVLIKNGELALGLCMIFLVAVIRYFELIGDYLGATALFIIFAFVVLVVAAKKGGKK; this is translated from the coding sequence ATGAATTTTTACAATAGAAATTTTCTAGCCAAAGAGCTAGATCGCTGGCAAAAAGAGGATGTGGTCGATAAGGCCACTGCTTTAAAGATAGCAAATTTATATGAAATAGATCTAAACGCTCATAGCGAAAAGACTAGCTTTATCTTAAAGTTGGTTGCTTATCTCTTTTTCGCGCTGGCTTTTTTTACCCTTGTTGGAGCTTACTGGGAGGAGATACCAAGGATGGGGCGCCTTGTCATCATCTTTGGAGTGCTTGCTCTTTTAAATTTTGGAGGAGTTTATTATCTCAAAAAAGGCAAAGACAAGCTTGGCACGGCTACGCTCTTTTTGGGAAATTTCTGCTACGGCGCAGCCATAGCGCTCATCGCTCAAATTTATAATATTAGCGACGAGCCAAGCGGAGGAGTTTTGCTCTGGAGCGTTGGAGCTATGGCGCTCTCTTTTGCTAGCAAAAAGGCCTTGCTAGTGGCTCAAAGCCTCGTTTTTGCGACGATCTGGTTTGTTTTAAAGGGCATGGGCGGCGAGTTTGCTTATGAATTTATCGTCTTTATAGCCATTGGTGCCTACACGCTTTATAAAAGCGACTCAGTATTTCTTGCGATTGTGCTTTTAGCGGATATATTTTTCTACATCGTTTCACTTTGCGCTAGGATCAGTGGGTTTAACGAATTTTATGACTATGATCTTATGTTTAGAGCGCCGATGGCTGCTACTTTATCGCTCTCATACGCGCTTTTACTTGTTGCACTCTTTAGCACGTTAGCTAGCTTTAGAGATAGGCTAGCACACCTTGTAAAAGGCTTTGGCAAGTATCTTGGCATCGTTATCTTGGTCGTTTGTCTGATAGCTTATGCAAATGGTGATATCTACGAGCTAGAAGAAGATAAATTTTGGTTTGCAAAAGCATTTTTTTATAGTAGCTTTGGCAAGATTTTTGCCGTATTTAGCATCGCTAGCATTGCGCTATTTTTCAAAGAGAAAAACAAAAGTGGCTTGTTTCTTGGCTTGATACTCTTTGCGTTGCCATTTGTCTTTAGTCTGGGTGTGGGATATGCAAATATCTTCTTCTCGCTAGCAAACATTATCGTTGCAGCCGTGCTTATAAAAAATGGCGAGCTTGCACTTGGACTATGCATGATATTCTTAGTTGCGGTGATTAGATACTTTGAACTAATAGGCGATTATTTAGGGGCTACGGCGCTATTTATCATCTTTGCCTTCGTCGTGCTCGTAGTTGCTGCTAAAAAAGGAGGCAAAAAATGA
- a CDS encoding GDYXXLXY domain-containing protein, producing MKIRSLILAIIFQILLIIAMLAYALMPLYLGKEVKVRVNLYDPRDLFRGNYVSLSYDFSNLQQYKFDEKTGKEIDLYDRNFSKNDEIYAILKQDANATYAFDKFSFTKPKDALFLAGKFDGYLFVKYGIEEFYMPTKKAQQTEREMMDQDVDAFAVLMVMDDGRARLKDLIITPNGKQKNSDENFDENGYTDDNESFEELDKNTSLQDQR from the coding sequence ATGAAGATAAGATCGCTAATACTAGCCATAATTTTTCAAATTTTACTAATAATTGCGATGCTCGCATACGCACTCATGCCACTTTATCTTGGAAAAGAGGTAAAAGTGAGGGTAAATCTTTATGATCCAAGGGATCTCTTTCGCGGAAACTACGTGAGCTTGAGCTATGATTTTTCAAATTTGCAGCAGTATAAATTTGATGAAAAAACTGGCAAAGAGATAGATCTATATGATAGAAATTTCTCAAAAAATGATGAAATTTACGCCATTTTAAAGCAAGATGCGAATGCCACTTATGCTTTTGATAAATTTAGCTTTACTAAGCCAAAAGATGCTCTTTTCTTAGCTGGCAAATTTGATGGATATTTATTTGTAAAATACGGCATCGAAGAGTTTTATATGCCAACTAAAAAGGCTCAGCAAACCGAGCGAGAGATGATGGATCAAGATGTGGATGCTTTTGCTGTTTTGATGGTGATGGATGATGGCAGAGCGAGGCTAAAAGATCTCATCATCACACCAAATGGCAAACAAAAAAATAGCGATGAAAATTTTGATGAAAATGGCTACACAGATGATAACGAAAGCTTTGAGGAGCTAGATAAAAACACAAGCTTGCAAGATCAAAGGTAA